DNA from Thermomicrobium roseum DSM 5159:
TGGGGAAAAAGGTCCGGTTCGCTCCGGTCGAGCGCTCGACTCCGACCGATCGGAACGAGGTGCTCGCGTTCGGTTCCGTCTCCGACAAAGCTCCGAGACGAGAGCGAGTGTTTTCGGGGAGTCCGACAGTATCGACGAAACCAGCATCCTCGCTGGCGATTCCTCCAGCAGGCTGGAGGATGGATGAGCGAGGCTTTCCGAACAGACTTTAGTAATAAATCCTATACTACCCTCGGCTCGACGATGAAGCGCGGGGACGAGAGTCGAACGGAGGTTGGAATGTGTTCGGGGATAAGAATGACGCGGCGCTCGCTACTCGGCTTGGGATGTGCCGCGGCCAGCGGGATTCTAACAGCGTGTGCAGGGGCGACGACGAGATCGGTTCCGGGTTCGCCCGCGGGGACGGTGAAGGAAGCATCTCCCCGGTCGATGGCGACGGCTACACCGGCATCTTCCGTGACGGGTGAGCCGGTACGGGTCGGTCTGTTGGTTGCTTTGTCCGGCCCCTTCGCTTCCCACGAGGGAGCATTTGGTCCGCGGGCTCGAACTCGCACTCGATGAGGTCGATGGGCAAGCCGCTGGGCGAGCGATCATCGTACGGGTCGAGGACAGTGCGGGGAATCCCGAACAAGCTGTGGCGAAGGCGCGTCAGCGCGTGGAGCGCGAACGTGTCCATATCCTCGCCGGCGTGACGCTGAGCAGCGAGGCCGGGGCACTCCGCGATTCCGTCGTTGCCGCTGGTATTCCGCTTCTCGTGAGGAATGCCGGGCTACCAGGCTTGACGCGTGATCCCAAACGGCGCAGCCCGCTCATCTTCCGTGTCTTCTTCGCCAATGGGCAACACGAGGCTCCCTTCGGTCGCTACGCCGACGAGAAGCTCGGCGACCGCCGCGTTGTCCTGACCGGCTTGGACTACTCGGCCGGGCACGACAAGCTCGGGGCATTCGGTCGCCATTTCCAGGCAGCAGGAGGGAGGATCGTCGGCGAGGTGTTTGCACCGGTCGACACGGCCGACTATGGACCCTACCTGCAGCGGATCCGGCAACACGATGCTGATGCAGTTTTTGCTTTCTACTCCGGGGTCGATGCAGTGCGCTTCGTCTAGCAATATGCCGAGTTTAGCTTGCTGGAGCGGTCACCCCTCTTCGGTTCAGGTGAGACGGTCGACGAGAGCATCCTTGCGGAACAAGGTGAGGCCGGGCTGGGGTTCGTCAGTTCCTCGCACTAGGCGGTACTGTACGACTCGCCCGAAAACCGCCAACTCGTCCAGCGGTGCCACGAGCGCCTCGGTGTCGGGGCGAACCAGTTCGTCAATCAGGGTTACCTGACCGGTCGCGTGATGACCGAGGCGCTCCGTGCGGTCGATGGAGCAGTTGAGGAACGGGGGCGATTCCTCGCTGCACTCCGAGCAGTCGAGTTCACTGGTCCAACCGGTCGGTTCCGCTTCTACCCGGAATCCCAAGGTGCCGTGATCACCGTCTTCGTACGTCGTGTCGAGCGACTGCCGAACGGTGAGTTGGGCAACGTCATGCTCGACCGAGTCCGCGATGTCGACGATGTCTCGTTCTGACGCGGGTGCGAGCGGTTCGTGGGGCATCGACTCGGTTGCGGCGACACCTGTGATCCGGCTGTGCAGTGGCACCGTGACTTCCCCTGCCGGTCCGCACTCGTGCGCTTCTACTCTGTGGCGGCGGGTTACTCTCCCTGCGATCCGATCGAGGCGAGCATTGCGAGGGAGCGGGGGTGGAGCGTGCGCTGGCGATTAGGCGAATGCTGGTGTCTCCAAGGGTCGACCGGATCTGTCCACCCAGGAGAGCCGGTACCGATTGCGGCCTCAGGGGTTCCGTCGCATACTTGAGGCGAATCGGCGCGCCGGCTCGATCGGTTTCGCTGTGCCGGTGCGTGATCGAGAGAGGATTGCTCCCATGGACCGTGCAACGATCCGGAGCCGTCTCGTCGAGATCGTCGGCTCGGATGGAGTGCTCGACGATCCCGAAGAACTCCTCGTGTACGAATACGACGCATCGGACGAAGTCTTTGCGGGGCATCATCGCCCGGATTTCGCAGTACTCCCGCGTACGGCGGAGCAGGTGAGTGCGGTCGTGCGCCTGGCGAACGAGTTCGGGATTCCGGTTGTCCCACGCGGTGCTGGCACCGGGCTCGCTGGTGGAGCGCTGGCTCTGCGGGGTGGGATCGTCGTGGTCGTCACCCGGATGAATCGGATTCTGGAAGTCAACGAGCAGGATGGCTATGCCATCGTCGAGCCGGGGGTCATCAACCTCGAACTCACGCAGGCATTACAGCCGCGAGGTTATTTTTTCGCTCCCGACCCAGCTTCCCAGCGTGCCTGCACGATCGGTGGGAACGTCGGGAACAACTCCGGTGGGCCGCATTGTCTCAAGTACGGAGTGACGACGAATCACATCCTCGGTTTGGAGGTCGTCCTGCCGGACGGTGAGCGGATCTGGACCGGTGGACCGGTTCCCGAGACGCCGGGCGTCGATCTGACCGGTGTGCTGGTCGGTTCCGAGGGGACCCTCGGCATCGTCACCAAGGTGATGGTGCGGCTGACGCGACTCCCCGAGGCAGTGAGCGTGCTGTTGGCGGCTTTCCCGAACATCGAGTCGGCCTCGCATGCCACCTCGGCGATCATCGCAGCGGGGATGCTCCCGGCAGCACTGGAAATGATGGATCAACTGACGATCAAGGCGGTCGAGGATGCGTTTCATGCCGGCTACCCGCGTGAGGCGGGGGCGGTGCTGCTCGTCGAACTCGATGGCCTGCAGGAAATCGTCGCGGAGAATACCAGCCGGGTCGCTGAGCTCTGTCGCCAGCATGGGGCATGGGAGGTGCGGGTCGCCCGCACGAAGGAGGAGCGCGATCTCCTCTGGCTCGGACGTAAGTCGGCTTTCGGGGCGATGGGACGACTGGCACCCAACTATTATCTCGTCGATACGACCGTGCCGCGGACGAAATTGCCTGCGACTATGCGGCGAGTCGAGGAACTCAGTCGGGAATACCGGCTGTCGATCGCCAACGTCTTCCATGCGGGCGATGGGAACCTCCATCCGCTGGTACTGTTCGATCGGCAAAGACCAGGCGAGGTCGAGCGCGTTCTGGAGTGCACGACCGAAATCCTGCGCTACTGTGTGGATGCCGGAGGGACATTGTCCGGCGAGCACGGGATCGGCTTCGAAAAGCGCGATTACATGACGCTGGTCTTCACGACCGAAGACTTGTGTGCGATGGCTGGCTTGAAGCGAAGCTTCGATCCGCGTGAACTCTTCAACCCGGAGAAAGTGTTGCCCACCGGTTTCCGCTGTGGTGAGGTGGCTGCGTTGCGGCAGCAGGCGATCGCTCAGCGGCTCGGCTTGGAGTACGTGTGAGGGAGCGGGATGACCGGGACGACGCGACTCGCGCCAGGAGTGGCCATGGAGCGTCTCGCTGAACTGGGCGCTCCCCACGATCCCCGTGCCTATCGTGTGGATGGCCTCGAGCCTCTGGTCGCCCTTGCCCCCGAGACACCGGAAGCGGTCGCTGAGGCACTGGCCGTCTGTGCTGCGGCCGGACTGGTTGTCATTCCCTGGGGCGGCGGTCGGCAGATGGGGTTGGGGAACCTCCCTGAGCGATACGATGTCGCCCTCGATGTGCGGTCGCTGAGCGCGATCACGCATTACGAGCCAGACGACCTGACGATCGCTGTCCAAGCGGGGCGGAGCATCGCCAGCCTCAGCAGCGAACTGGCGGCTCATGGGCAGATGCTGCCGATCGAGGCGGCTGACCCGGAACGTGTCACCATCGGTGGCCTGGTCGCCACCGGAATCGGTTGCCCGCGGCGCTTTGGGTACGGGAGCTTGCGCGATCTGATCATCGGCATCACCGTGGCGTTGCCGGACGGGACGCTGGCGCGCGGTGGCGGCATCGTCGTCAAGAACGTCTCGGGTTATGACATGATGCGGCTCCACTTCGGCGCGCTCGGTTCGCTCGGGGTGATCATCCAGGCCAACTTCAAGGTCCTTCCGGCGCCGGAAGCGCAGCGGACGCTGCTTCTCTCCTTCCGGGAATCGGATCAGTCGGCTGCCGCCGCCCTCACCCTGCGCACTTCGCAGCTCGCGCCGACTGCGCTCGTCGTGCTCGCGCCGCCAGTAGCCAAGCGGCTCGCCGATCTGGAGCGCTGGGTGTTGGCCGCACGCTGCGAGGGACCGGAGGGAGCGGTCGAGCGCCAAGTCGAGCGCCTGCGTGCGAGCGTGGAGACAGCGAGCGGCGAGTCGGTCGTGCTCGATGACCGCAAGACGCTGGCCTTCTGGTCGTCGGTGCAGGGAGAACTGGAAGCGACGCCGTTCGATCGCGAACTTCGGGTGCGGATCGGCGAGTTGCCGTCCCGGCTCGGCGAACTGGCAGCGCAGCTCGAGCGCCGTTATGGCAGCGCACTGCGCAGCCTCGTCCTCGACAGCGGGAGCGGATTGGCCTACGTGACGGTCAGTGGAGAGCCGGTCGAGCTCCGTGCTTTCTGGGGTGAACTGCGCGAGCTGGGCCGACACGCGACGCTCCTAGGTGCGCCGATCGAGGTCAAGGCAGGAGAGGATGTCTTCGGGCGACATCCGGAGGGAATCCCGGTGATGCGCCGACTCAAGGAGACGTTCGACCCCGAGCGCATCCTCAACCGCGGGCGATTCATCGCCCATCTCTGAGCATGGAGCGAGGAGGCATCGATGACAACGGCATCGGCACCGGCGCGCCTGCGTGGTTTCAGTGGTCGGGATGCGCCGTCGTACGACGCGATCCGGAAGTGCGTCCATTGTGGTTTCTGCCTGCCGTCTTGCCCGACCTACCGGGTCACCTGGCGAGAGCGCTCCTCACCGCGCGGCCGGATCTGGCTCATGAAGTCGGTCGCCGAGGGACGACTGGATCTGCTCGATCCCGTGTTCGCTGAGGAAATGCAGCTGTGCCTCAATTGTCGAGCGTGCGAGGCCGTATGCCCGAGCGGCGTGCATTACGGCGAGATCCTCGAAGCATCGCGCGCCCAACTCGTGCAGCATCGCGAGCAGTCATGGCGCGAGCGACTCTTCCGTCTCGCTGGTTTCCGCATTCTCCTGGGCGACATGCGTCGCTTCCGAGCGGCGAACGCACTCCTGCGCTGGTACCAGCGCAGCCCCCTCCGGCCGCTGGTTCGTCGCAGCGGTGTCCTGCGGCTGCTCGGTTTGGAGCAGGCTGAGGCGTTACTTCCGGCTATCGCGGATCGCTTCGTCGTGGCTGATGGGCGTTTCGTGCCGGCCCAAGGGGAGCGGCGTGGCCGGGTGGCGCTCTTCACCGGTTGCGTGATGAGCACTGCGTATGCGCACGTGCACGAGGCGACGATCCGCGTCTTGACCCGCAACGGCTTCGATGTCGTGCTCGTTTCTGGACAGCAATGTTGTGGTGCGCTGCATGTGCACAGCGGCGAGCCGGAGTTGGGTCGCCGGCTCGCGCGACAGAACATCGAGGCGCTGGAGTCACCGTACCTCGATGCGATCATCGTCAATGCTGCTGGTTGCGGCGCAATGCTGAAAGAATACCCAGCGCTATTGCGGCAGGATCATGACTATGCTGAGCGAGCTCGACAGCTGGCTGGAAAGGTCCGCGACGTGCTCGAGTTCCTCGTCGAACGCGGCCTCACGGCACAACCGGGTCCCTTGCCCTGGACCGTGACGTACCAGGAACCATGCCATTTGGCGCATGCGCAGCGGATCACTCAACAACCACGTGTCCTGCTGCGCACCATTCCCCAGCTGCGACTCGTCGAGATGGCCGAATCGGCGCTCTGCTGCGGTTCGGCCGGTATCTATAACCTCTTGCAACCGGACATGGCGTCGACGCTCTTGGCGCGCAAGCTGGACAACGCGTTGGCTACCGGCGCGGACGTCATCGTCTCAGCCAATCCCGGGTGTATGCTCCAGCTGGAGGCTGGACTCCGGGCGCGCGGCGTGCGCCTCCCCGTCCTCCATTTGGTGGAAGTGCTGGATCGGGCTTACGCGGCGGCGGAAGGCAGGCCGGCTGACATTCTGGCAGCGGTCGCTGACTGATCGCCTGCGCAGCTCTCGTGCCATCGTAAGGAGCGCTCGGTGGTGCGTCGCGGACTCGGACGCTCGTTCCTCTTCGTTTGGCTCGCTTTCATGCTCTCTGCGTTGCCGGCTCACGCGCAAGAAGGAAACGGCGCCATCAGTGGCCGGGTGCAGAACGGGACGGCTGGTGGTGGACCGGTCAGCAGCCTCACGGTGACTCTGCGCCACTTCGCTGGGATGCAATTGGCCGAGGAGCGGCAGACGCAGACTGGCCCCGACGGATCGTTCCGCTTCGATGGGTTACCGACCAGCCCGCAGGACGCCTACCTGGTGGTCGTCCGCTATGCGGGTGTGGACTACGTCAGCGGCATGGTGCAACTCCACCAGCAACCGGAGCAGACGGTCGATCTCACGGTCTACGAAACCACCACGGATCCCAGTGCAATGCGGATCGCCTCGCGCTCGCTCGTCATCGCTGGTGCGTCACCGGAGTTGAGGGCGGTCGATATCATGGACATCCTCATCGTCGAGAATAGTGGTGACCGCACGTATCTCGGGGATCGATCCGGTGTCGTCCTGCGCATACCGTTGCCCCGAGGGGCGCAAGAGATCAGTCCGCAACCAGGATTCGATTACGGCCAGCCACGACTGGAGGATGGTGTGCTCCTGACAACCGGTCCGCTCCCACCTGGCTCGCAGACGGTCGTCTTGAGCTATACCGTCCCTTACGAGGGAACGCGGGCGACGCTCTCCATCGGAACCGCGATGCCGACCAGCACGCTCCGTGTCCTGGTGCGGGACGGGACCTACCGTCTCAGCTCGCGCAGCTTGATCGACACGGGCACGGTCGAAGTGAGTGGCGTGACCTATCGTGTCTTGGCGGTCGATGCGCCAGTCGTCGGCGATATGCACGTCGTCCAGGTGAGTGGACTGCCACGTACCGGCTTGCTCTTCGATCTTCCTACCGGACCGATCATCGCGCTGGTAGTCGGTCTCGCTGGACTCGTCGCGGCAGCAGTGTTGACCGTGATCGTTCTTCGCCGACGCCGCGTGGGAACAGAAACGAGTCGAGCGGCCATCGACGAGCGGCTGCAACTTGCCGCTGAACTCAATCGGTTGGACGAAGCACGGGCAGCGGGCGAACTCGACGAGACGGCGTACCAGGAGCAGCGATCAGCTGTCCTGGCACGCTTGCGTCAGCTCGTCGCCCGCGAGCAGGGTGTCGAGAGGAGTGGCTGACTGTGAAACGATCGGTTCGTGCGGAGGATCTTGCGCTTCTCCAGCTGGCGAGCGATGCGCAGATCGCACCAGATGCGAGCGCTGTCGCCTATGTCGTGACGACGATGGATCTGGAAGCGGATCGGTATCGCTCGGCGATCTGGCTCGCGCGGACCGATGGCTCACCACCGCGCCGGTTCACGAGCGGAACGCATCGCGACACGATGCCGCGCTGGTCACCGAGCGGTGAGGAACTGGCTTTCCTGTCCGATCGCACCGGTAGCGACCAGTTGTGGGTGATTCCGCGGAATGGTGGTGAGGCGCGGCAGCTGACGAACTTCGTGGAGCCGGTGACCGGCTTTGCCTGGTCCCCGGATGGGCAACGCATCGCTGTCGTGACGCGTGCGCAACAGGCAGAGGGCAAGGTCGATCCGGAAACCGACGTCGTCCGCTTGACGCGACTCCGCTACCGCTTCGATGGCCAGCGGGGTTTTCTCCACGAGCGACGGAGCCATATCTGGGTCGTCGACCTGCGAACAGGGACGCTGGAACGCGCGACCGATGGTGACTGGGACGATGACTGGCCAGCCTGGTCACCGGATGGCTCGCAGCTCGTCTTCACATCCAATCGCACTGAGGAGCGCGAGTGGAATGCTGCGAGCGAGCTCTGGCTCCTCCGCTTCGATGCGGCGGGCCGCACTGTCGATCTCTCCTGTGTCACCGGCGGACCATCGGCAGCGTTCGGGCGACCGAGTTGGTCGCCGGATGGGCGACTCATCGCTGCTGTCGGTCACTTCGAGTCCTGGGCGGGCTCGGCACGGCACAAGCGACTGTGGGTGATGACGCCGGACGGGAACGAGCGCTGGAACCTCTCCGCTGACTTCGACGCGACCCTCGAGGATAGCTTGCTCACCGACGCGTTCGGACCGTCGAAGCCGGGACTGCTCTGGTCGCCGGATGGTCGCTGGATCTTCACCCAGGTGAGCGAGCAGGGGGCGGTCCGCCTCTACCGGTTTCCGGTCAGTGGCGGTGCCCCGGAGTGCATCATCGGTGGTGCACGGCGCGTGCTCGACTTCAGCTTGAGCGCTGATGGGCGCTGGATCGCGGCGGTGATCGCGGGTCCGGTCGATCCGGGATCGGTTTGGCTGATGGCAGCAGACGGGAGCTCGAGCCGATGCCTGGCCGATCCCAACGCGGCCTGGAAAGAGGAGGTCGAAATCCTCGGCCCGGAGGAAATGTGGGTGTCGAGCCCAGTCGACGGGCGTCCCATCCATGCGTGGGTTCTCCGGCCTGCGAACGCTGGCGATGAGCGGGTGCCACTCGTCTTGTCGATCCATGGCGGGCCGCACGGAATGTACGGGTGGGCCTATTGTCACGAGTTCCAGGTTCTCGCGGCGGAAGGGTACGGAGTGGTCTACGCGAACCCGCGCGGGAGTCAGGGGTACGGAGAGACGTTTCTGGCGTGCACGCGCGGAGCCTGGGGCGAGGCCGATATGCCCGACCTCATGGCGGTCGTCGACGCGGTCCTCGCCCAAGGGTGGGCGGACCCGGGGCGTCTCGGCGTCTGCGGCGGCTCGTATGGCGGGTACATGACGAACTGGATCATCGGCCATACCGACCGTTTCCGCGCGGCGGTCTCCATGCGATGCGTTTCTGAACTCGTGAGTATGTATGGGACGAGCGATATCGGCGTCTACTTCAGCGAATGGGAAATCGGTGCGACCCCGTGGGACGATCCGGAGCGGTACCGCCGTCTTTCTCCGCTCACGTACGCGCCGAATATCCGCACGCCGCTTCTGCTCCTGCACGCTGAGGAAGACTGGCGCTGCCCGATCGCGCAGGCTGAGCAACTCTTCACCTGGCTGCGCCGCTTGGGGCGCACGGTCGAACTCGTCCGCTTCCCGGGTGAAGGTCACAACCTGACTCGAAGCGGCCGGCCACGTCACCGGCTCGAGCACCTCGAGCACGAGTTGCGCTGGTTCCGGACGTATCTCTAGAGCGCTTCAGCGCGGCTCCGAGCTGCGACTCTCGACGCGCTCGATGATTTCCCGGCCGCGCTGGATGACGGCTTTGGCGAGTTGGTCCGAAAGACGATGCAGGTTGACCCAGCGCTCCAAGAGGCTCACCGGATCGTGACGGGAGGACCGTTCGAGTTCGACGCGGGGACGCGCGACGCGTTCGGTCTGTACCGTGATACCGGCGACGTGTGCGGCGCCCAACTCGCTGAGCCAGCGCCGCACCTCGAGGGGACGAATGGCTGCCGCGCGCTCTGGGGTCGTGGTGATGGTGACGCGGACGATCGCCTCCGGGATCAGCGTCGCGTGCCGCTCGAGTGCGCGGCGGATCTCGTCCATCGGTGTGTCGGTCAGAATGTCGAGACGGAATGTGCGCATCGGGCGGGTACGGAGCGGCCGAAACTCCCAGCTGACGTCGCGCGGGTATGGTCCAGCGGCGATCCGGACCGCGACGTAGCCTTTGTCCTCGCGCTCCTCTCCAAAATCGATCCGCTCGACGCTACCGGCATACACCACGGGTGGCCGCTCGTGGAGCACTTGATGCGAATGGAGATGGCCGAGCGCGACGTAATCGATGGGAGCGCTGTTCAACCCGAGCTCGTCGAGTCCGAAGAGCGGGTCGTTACCGAGGATCACGCTGCGTTCGCTCCCGAAGCGTCCGCCTTCCATCGAGAGGTGACCGAGGAAAACCGCCGGGGTCGCTGCGTCGAGTGCAGCGAGGAGGGGAGCCAGCGCAGACGCGATGACTTCCTTGTAGCGACGCTCCAATTCCGGAGTGCCGGCCTCGCGAAGCGCATCGTCGGCCAGCAGGAGACGGGGTGGTATCCAGGGCAGCGCGACAACCTGGAGTGGGCCGCTCGGGGTCGCGATGGTGAACCGCTCCGGCCGGTTGGCGACGATGACGCCGGGTAGACGCAGTGCAGCGTAGATATCGATCGGTGTCGAACGCACCACGCTGCGTGGCCGGTCATGGTTTCCGACGAGGAGCACGATCGGGATTCCCGCAGCGAGGAGGCGCTGGATGCGCTCGGCAAAGCGGCGCTGAAGGGTCGGGCTCGGCTCGGCGTGTTTGAACGCATCGCCGGCGAAAAGGACGGCATCGAACCGCTCCTCGATCGCCGCATCGATGATCTGATCGAAGGCGTCGAGAAAGTCCTGGATGCGGGAGCTATGGCCGAGATCCGGACGGAACTGCCCGTGCGTCTCGACGCCCAGATGCAGATCAGCGAAGTGGATCAGGCGAAGCATCGTCTCTGCCTTCAGGTCACTGGCCGAGGAGCAGCCGCAGATGGCGCTCGTCGTCCATCGTCTTTCCCCAACCGCGAACCAACGCGAGGATCTCCTCGCGTCGATACTGTCGGGTGCGGATGGCGACCGGCATGCGCACCGCGTGTCCGACGATGACGCATTCCTGGCGTGGACTGAGATTGGCGAGGAGGCTGCGGAGGCCGGAACGGTCGGCGACGCCGGTCAAGACAGCCTCGATATCGTGCTGGTCGCTGAGCGGCCCGATCACCTTGGTGCCCAGCTGGGAGAGGATCTCGCGATCGATGCTGGAGGGACGCTGATCGACGATGAGCAAGGTAACGCGATACTTGCGCATTTCCCGCGCGATGGTGCCGAAGATCGACTGCCGAGCAGCTTCGGGGGTGAGGAACTTGTGCGCTTCTTCGAGGACGATGACCAGTGGCCGCAGGTTGCTTTGCCCACCCGCTTGCTGTGCCTCGAGAACATCTTCGGTGTAGCGATCGTGAATCCGGCGAGTGAGCAGGTTGGCGACCAGCATGTAGTCGAGGAACGAGTCGCAGCGACCGAACTGGACGATGATATGGGTACCCCGCTGCAGCTTGCCGATGATCTCGTCGATGACGGACGTATCGAGTGTCTCGCAGATATAGGGCCGTTTGGCCAAGCGATCCAGTTTGGCTCGCAAGGCATTGACCGAGGCTTCAGCGACACCAGTGCTCGCGCAGAACTCTTTGACTGCTTCGGTATCGAATTCCAAGGTCTGGCGGATCCACTGCGGCCCGTAGCGTGCCCGCAGGTGATGCGCGACCGTGGCGAAGGTCGGGTTGAGATTGAGCTCCTCCGCCAAGAGTTCGATGTCATCCGGTTCGATCTGATCGAGGCCGATCTGGATCGTGCGGGCGCTCGCACTCCGCTCCGTCCGATCGTCGAGCGTGTAGATCTGGACCCGCGATGGTCCGAAGAGCTCGAGCAAGCCGACTAGTTCGGGCTGATCAGTCGGGGCGCGAGCATATTCGTTGTGCATGTCGAAGAGCAAGATCGAGACCTGGTCGGCCAGGACGAGGCCAACGAGGAGTAGGCGAGTCAGCACGCTCTTGCCGCTACCGCTCTGCCCGAAGACGCCATTGGAGCGCTTGACCAGCTCGGCCAAGTCGAGCGGGACCGGGATCTCCATCGCCGGTGGTGTGCCGAGCGCGAAGTGCGTGCTGTCCTCCTGGCCGAACACGAGCGCGAAATCGTCCGCCGTGGCCTGACGCAAGCGTGCGAAGTGGGGCGGAATGCTGCGTGCAGGTTGTGGCTGGTCGCTTTCCGGCTCGAGAACGAGCGAGGGCCGAATCTCGGCGGTGGCATAGGCGTGTGTCCCGCGCACGATGCGACTGAGGAAGGGGGAGCGGATCGGTGGATCAGCCAGCAAGGCGGCATCGGTCGTGTCGAGCGAGAGATCGGTGATCATGCCGAAGTAGCGGCGCTCGATGCCCTCGATGACGACGAAACTACCCACGCGCAAACGCTCGACGGCAGCCGGGTCGAGGAGCCGGACGCGGAGTCCCTGACTGAATCGGCCATCGGTCACGACACCGAGGAACGCGTTGTCGCTGACGTGGTCGGTGACGTGGGCGTTGTGCTGGCCGTCGAGGCTCATGATCCTCGTCCGTTCGCGTTCTGACGCGCTCGCGCCCCGGATTGTACCATGGAAAAGAACTCGATCGGTGGAGACGAGCAGGATGCTGGATAACGAATGGGAAACGTTAGCTGAACTTCTCAAAGCGCCAGTCGATCCGAGTCGACGCGTCCTGGCTGGTCCCGTCGGCCGCCTGCAGGCACTGCATTGGATCACCCGTGCGGCGACGAGCAGTCTCGACCTCGACGAGATGCTCTCGACCGTCACGCGGGTTTTGCGCGAGACGATGCGTGTCGATTCCTGCGGTGTTTTCCTCTATGACGAGTCCTCTGGCACCTTGACCTTGCGCGCGGTCGATGGCGTGGCACCGGACCGTCCTGGCGGGTTCACGCTGCCGCTCGGGGTCGGTATCACCGGTCAGGCAGCGCTCACGCGCCGGCTGCAGATCGCCTTCGATGCGCCGCGTCATCCAGCCTATGTCGATTATCCGCACGTGGACGATCGACCGTTCGCCAGCCAGGTTTCCGTCCCGCTCATCGCCCGTCAGCCGGGAAGGTTGCTCGGCGTTCTCAACGTGCTGACGCTGGAACCGCGCGAGTTCTGGCCCGAGGAGATCGATTTCCTGGAAACGGCTGCTGGGGAAATCGCCATCGCGATCGAGAACGCGCTGCTGTACCAGGAGACGGATGCCGAGCTGCGCCGTCGGATCGCGCAACTCGAGCTCTTGCAGCAGCTCTGGCGCGCAGTCGCTTCGACGCTCGATCTCGATGAACTTTTGGGGACGATCGCGGATCGCGCGCTCGAGTTGTCGGGTGCTCGCGGGGTGGCGATCTTCCGACAGTCGCGTGCCTCGGGTGGCGAACTCGAACTCTTGCGGGCTGCGCCGGTGGAACTGGCGACCCGGCTCACTGAGGGCTTGGAAACGGTCTTTCGTCAGGTCGTCCAGGAAGTGCTCGATAGCGGCGCTGCAGTCTGGCGCGACCCGCTCGCCGACCAGCTCGCTCTCTATGCGCTGCC
Protein-coding regions in this window:
- a CDS encoding alpha/beta hydrolase family protein; the protein is MKRSVRAEDLALLQLASDAQIAPDASAVAYVVTTMDLEADRYRSAIWLARTDGSPPRRFTSGTHRDTMPRWSPSGEELAFLSDRTGSDQLWVIPRNGGEARQLTNFVEPVTGFAWSPDGQRIAVVTRAQQAEGKVDPETDVVRLTRLRYRFDGQRGFLHERRSHIWVVDLRTGTLERATDGDWDDDWPAWSPDGSQLVFTSNRTEEREWNAASELWLLRFDAAGRTVDLSCVTGGPSAAFGRPSWSPDGRLIAAVGHFESWAGSARHKRLWVMTPDGNERWNLSADFDATLEDSLLTDAFGPSKPGLLWSPDGRWIFTQVSEQGAVRLYRFPVSGGAPECIIGGARRVLDFSLSADGRWIAAVIAGPVDPGSVWLMAADGSSSRCLADPNAAWKEEVEILGPEEMWVSSPVDGRPIHAWVLRPANAGDERVPLVLSIHGGPHGMYGWAYCHEFQVLAAEGYGVVYANPRGSQGYGETFLACTRGAWGEADMPDLMAVVDAVLAQGWADPGRLGVCGGSYGGYMTNWIIGHTDRFRAAVSMRCVSELVSMYGTSDIGVYFSEWEIGATPWDDPERYRRLSPLTYAPNIRTPLLLLHAEEDWRCPIAQAEQLFTWLRRLGRTVELVRFPGEGHNLTRSGRPRHRLEHLEHELRWFRTYL
- a CDS encoding FAD-binding oxidoreductase, whose amino-acid sequence is MTGTTRLAPGVAMERLAELGAPHDPRAYRVDGLEPLVALAPETPEAVAEALAVCAAAGLVVIPWGGGRQMGLGNLPERYDVALDVRSLSAITHYEPDDLTIAVQAGRSIASLSSELAAHGQMLPIEAADPERVTIGGLVATGIGCPRRFGYGSLRDLIIGITVALPDGTLARGGGIVVKNVSGYDMMRLHFGALGSLGVIIQANFKVLPAPEAQRTLLLSFRESDQSAAAALTLRTSQLAPTALVVLAPPVAKRLADLERWVLAARCEGPEGAVERQVERLRASVETASGESVVLDDRKTLAFWSSVQGELEATPFDRELRVRIGELPSRLGELAAQLERRYGSALRSLVLDSGSGLAYVTVSGEPVELRAFWGELRELGRHATLLGAPIEVKAGEDVFGRHPEGIPVMRRLKETFDPERILNRGRFIAHL
- a CDS encoding FAD-linked oxidase C-terminal domain-containing protein, whose amino-acid sequence is MDRATIRSRLVEIVGSDGVLDDPEELLVYEYDASDEVFAGHHRPDFAVLPRTAEQVSAVVRLANEFGIPVVPRGAGTGLAGGALALRGGIVVVVTRMNRILEVNEQDGYAIVEPGVINLELTQALQPRGYFFAPDPASQRACTIGGNVGNNSGGPHCLKYGVTTNHILGLEVVLPDGERIWTGGPVPETPGVDLTGVLVGSEGTLGIVTKVMVRLTRLPEAVSVLLAAFPNIESASHATSAIIAAGMLPAALEMMDQLTIKAVEDAFHAGYPREAGAVLLVELDGLQEIVAENTSRVAELCRQHGAWEVRVARTKEERDLLWLGRKSAFGAMGRLAPNYYLVDTTVPRTKLPATMRRVEELSREYRLSIANVFHAGDGNLHPLVLFDRQRPGEVERVLECTTEILRYCVDAGGTLSGEHGIGFEKRDYMTLVFTTEDLCAMAGLKRSFDPRELFNPEKVLPTGFRCGEVAALRQQAIAQRLGLEYV
- a CDS encoding (Fe-S)-binding protein, whose amino-acid sequence is MTTASAPARLRGFSGRDAPSYDAIRKCVHCGFCLPSCPTYRVTWRERSSPRGRIWLMKSVAEGRLDLLDPVFAEEMQLCLNCRACEAVCPSGVHYGEILEASRAQLVQHREQSWRERLFRLAGFRILLGDMRRFRAANALLRWYQRSPLRPLVRRSGVLRLLGLEQAEALLPAIADRFVVADGRFVPAQGERRGRVALFTGCVMSTAYAHVHEATIRVLTRNGFDVVLVSGQQCCGALHVHSGEPELGRRLARQNIEALESPYLDAIIVNAAGCGAMLKEYPALLRQDHDYAERARQLAGKVRDVLEFLVERGLTAQPGPLPWTVTYQEPCHLAHAQRITQQPRVLLRTIPQLRLVEMAESALCCGSAGIYNLLQPDMASTLLARKLDNALATGADVIVSANPGCMLQLEAGLRARGVRLPVLHLVEVLDRAYAAAEGRPADILAAVAD
- a CDS encoding carboxypeptidase-like regulatory domain-containing protein — translated: MVRRGLGRSFLFVWLAFMLSALPAHAQEGNGAISGRVQNGTAGGGPVSSLTVTLRHFAGMQLAEERQTQTGPDGSFRFDGLPTSPQDAYLVVVRYAGVDYVSGMVQLHQQPEQTVDLTVYETTTDPSAMRIASRSLVIAGASPELRAVDIMDILIVENSGDRTYLGDRSGVVLRIPLPRGAQEISPQPGFDYGQPRLEDGVLLTTGPLPPGSQTVVLSYTVPYEGTRATLSIGTAMPTSTLRVLVRDGTYRLSSRSLIDTGTVEVSGVTYRVLAVDAPVVGDMHVVQVSGLPRTGLLFDLPTGPIIALVVGLAGLVAAAVLTVIVLRRRRVGTETSRAAIDERLQLAAELNRLDEARAAGELDETAYQEQRSAVLARLRQLVAREQGVERSG